The following proteins are co-located in the Trichormus variabilis 0441 genome:
- a CDS encoding Uma2 family endonuclease: MVASPDRNYMSPQEYLEWEERQDIKYEYVNGEVFAMTGGTLPHTTIALNLASALKSHVRGGYCRAFMSDAKVAVSEGMSFHYPDVVVSCDERDRQAIKFLQYPCLIVEVLSPSTEAYDRGAKFKQYRRIQTLKEYVLIDAEKINLDCFRLNKNCIWELYSYEEGNEVYLQSVDFRFPISLVYEDVFLG, from the coding sequence TTGCAAGTCCAGACCGGAATTATATGTCTCCTCAAGAATATCTGGAATGGGAAGAACGCCAAGATATTAAATATGAGTATGTCAATGGTGAAGTTTTTGCCATGACTGGGGGAACTCTTCCTCATACTACTATTGCTTTAAACTTAGCATCAGCATTAAAAAGCCATGTACGCGGTGGTTACTGTCGTGCTTTTATGTCTGACGCGAAAGTAGCAGTATCTGAGGGTATGTCGTTTCATTACCCTGATGTTGTTGTGAGTTGTGATGAAAGAGATAGACAAGCCATTAAATTTCTTCAGTATCCTTGTCTAATTGTCGAAGTTTTATCTCCAAGTACAGAAGCTTATGACCGAGGTGCTAAATTTAAGCAATATCGCCGCATTCAAACCCTAAAAGAATATGTCCTAATTGATGCAGAAAAAATCAATTTAGATTGTTTTCGGTTAAATAAAAACTGTATTTGGGAGTTGTATTCTTACGAAGAGGGAAACGAGGTTTATTTGCAGAGTGTTGATTTTCGATTTCCCATATCTCTGGTTTATGAGGATGTGTTTTTGGGTTAA
- a CDS encoding Uma2 family endonuclease, producing MNIKTEATIEDLYRLPNNCKAEIVNGKLVLMSPTGFLPGRAGGEIYASLRDYERLTKSGYALPDNVGFLINLPHRRSLSPDAAFYRGQPTGGKFLNGAPVFAVEVRSENDYGDKAEEEMAKKTS from the coding sequence ATGAATATCAAAACTGAGGCGACTATTGAAGATTTGTACAGATTGCCTAACAATTGTAAAGCGGAAATTGTCAATGGAAAATTAGTGCTGATGTCTCCAACTGGATTTTTACCAGGACGTGCTGGGGGTGAAATTTATGCAAGTCTGCGGGACTATGAACGTCTGACAAAAAGCGGTTATGCTTTGCCTGACAATGTTGGCTTCCTGATTAATCTTCCTCATCGACGTTCATTAAGTCCTGATGCTGCATTTTATCGTGGACAACCTACAGGTGGAAAGTTTCTGAATGGTGCGCCTGTGTTCGCGGTTGAAGTGAGAAGTGAAAATGATTATGGGGATAAAGCCGAGGAAGAAATGGCAAAAAAAACGTCGTGA
- a CDS encoding Uma2 family endonuclease: MGIKPRKKWQKKRRDYFAAGTLVVWDVDVLKEEVIRVYRADNPEQMQVDHRGEVAEAEPALPGWFMPVDNLFM, translated from the coding sequence ATGGGGATAAAGCCGAGGAAGAAATGGCAAAAAAAACGTCGTGATTATTTTGCGGCTGGTACTTTGGTAGTGTGGGACGTAGATGTACTCAAGGAGGAAGTGATTAGAGTGTATCGTGCTGACAACCCAGAACAAATGCAGGTTGATCACCGTGGTGAAGTAGCAGAAGCTGAACCTGCATTACCAGGATGGTTTATGCCAGTAGATAATTTGTTTATGTAG